A DNA window from Phoenix dactylifera cultivar Barhee BC4 chromosome 13, palm_55x_up_171113_PBpolish2nd_filt_p, whole genome shotgun sequence contains the following coding sequences:
- the LOC103721039 gene encoding protein VAPYRIN-LIKE-like, with translation MDRLVSVDAKELEIEFRPSQRCSSAAFRVTNLMHTMAVAVHLSTTRPTAFSVHPAAVAVLPPLSSTTFSLLLLPSPSPPLASPPDSLLVRSVLLLTGKPDSPAALLRLFSRAPAKATVFRDAVLPVALVGPHVLRSLLQSRGSLEAAFLLSRAASACSPASVTALLLPAAAAGDHRLVSALLAAGADPAVRGDDRRSALALAIASGSSNAVAALLDAGARVDPAAPDLPFHAAAASGRADLISLLAGSCTDPAWASATGPDGRTPVHAAAAAGHLDAVRLCVASGGGDPDRADSRGWTPLHCASAGGYLDVAMFLIGQSAYDARLVRTRDGRKTPFDLAIDGGHAGLYDALGLGDALHRAARGGDVASVRSCLARGAAVDGRDQNGWTALHRAAFKGRIEVVRALIDGGAQLDAVDHEGYTPLRCAVEAGHAEVALCLVAHGARAGLKGFKGLDLLLNNLSLDKNIRAVDRSSLAYALSPCDKNSVIEAPTLLM, from the coding sequence ATGGACCGGCTGGTGAGCGTGGACGCCAAGGAGCTGGAGATCGAATTCCGGCCGTCGCAGCGGTGCTCCTCCGCCGCGTTCCGCGTGACCAACCTCATGCACACCATGGCCGTCGCTGTCCACCTCTCCACCACCCGCCCCACTGCTTTCTCCGTCCACCCCGCCGCCGTCGCCGTCCTCCCACCGCTCTCCTCCACCaccttctccctcctcctcctcccatcCCCCAGCCCCCCGCTCGCCTCCCCGCCCGACTCCCTCCTCGTCCGCTCCGTCCTCCTCCTCACCGGCAAGCCCGATAGCCCTGCCgccctcctccgcctcttctCCCGCGCCCCCGCCAAAGCCACCGTCTTCCGCGACGCCGTCCTCCCCGTCGCCCTCGTCGGCCCTCACGTCCTCCGCTCCCTCCTCCAATCCCGCGGCTCCCTCGAGGccgccttcctcctctcccgcgcCGCCTCCGCCTGCTCCCCCGCCTCCGTCACCGCCCTCCTcctccccgccgccgccgccggcgaccATCGCCTAGTCTCCGCCCTTCTCGCCGCCGGCGCCGACCCCGCCGTCCGCGGGGACGACCGCCGCTCCGCCCTCGCCCTCGCCATCGCCTCCGGCAGCTCCAACGCCGTCGCCGCCCTCCTCGACGCCGGCGCTCGGGTCGACCCCGCCGCCCCCGATCTCCCTTTccacgccgccgccgcctccggccGCGCGGACCTCATCTCCCTCCTCGCCGGATCCTGCACCGACCCGGCCTGGGCCAGCGCCACCGGACCCGACGGCCGGACGCCCGTTCACGCCGCGGCGGCGGCCGGGCACTTAGACGCCGTCCGCCTCTGCGTCGCCTCCGGCGGCGGCGATCCCGACCGGGCCGACTCCCGCGGGTGGACCCCACTCCACTGCGCCTCTGCCGGCGGGTACCTGGATGTCGCCATGTTCCTGATCGGCCAGTCCGCCTACGACGCTCGGCTCGTGCGGACGAGAGACGGGCGGAAGACACCGTTCGACCTAGCCATCGACGGTGGCCACGCGGGGCTCTACGACGCGCTCGGGCTGGGCGACGCGCTCCACCGGGCAGCGCGCGGCGGCGACGTCGCCAGCGTGAGGAGCTGCCTGGCGCGGGGGGCAGCGGTGGACGGGAGGGACCAAAACGGGTGGACGGCGCTCCACCGGGCGGCGTTCAAGGGGCGGATCGAGGTGGTGAGGGCGCTGATCGACGGCGGAGCGCAGCTGGATGCGGTGGACCACGAGGGATACACGCCGCTACGGTGTGCCGTGGAGGCGGGGCACGCGGAGGTGGCGCTGTGCCTGGTGGCGCACGGGGCGCGCGCCGGTTTGAAGGGATTCAAAGGCTTGGATCTCCTACTGAACAATTTGTCCTTGGACAAAAATATTCGTGCTGTCGACAGGTCTTCTTTGGCTTATGCACTTTCTCCCTGTGATAAGAATAGTGTGATTGAAGCCCCAACATTACTCATGTAA